ATTGACACCCTTTCATAGAGCCCCAAGGTGCCCCAAGTGCCCTAGTGCCCTTGTCAAGATTTTATTTATCTTGAAATAACTTTCCCACCAAACTTTCCCTCCATACTAATATTTTGGAACAAGTTTGTAAAGGAAACAAGACAATGATTCATATATAGACATTGTGCACTTTATCCACTTTCAATGTGGGACAAAGAACCTCAACATACTCATTACAAACTATTACCAACAATCCCCCACTTAGTTTGTAATGAAATTAAATCAGCACTCATATTATCTTGCATAGAGAAAGGTGTTTGTGAACTTAAACCCTTCTCTTAGTGTAAATATTTCACTTGTTCTAACAAGTTATGGTGGCTATGTTGCTTAAACCATAACTTAAAAGTTAAAACAGAAATAGCACACACAAGATTATATCCTTTTCGGAGAATAGTTCACGAAATGATTTTAGCACTTTTACCGGCCGTGTGCTCCATCCTAGGTTCATGATcatttacaaaagaaaacccaCACTTTTGTTAGGAGCGGCACCACTCCCATGAGCATATAGGTGAAGTACATTTCAAGCCTTTATTACCAAGGCACTACGAAACCATATTTAACTTCATTAAGAGTATGATACTCAACCTCTTACATAACAAACTGCACTAGTACCTTGGAATGGTGTAATATAATTTCTAGTGCTCACAACCACTTATTAGTAACTTGTTATTACCCTTTAAACCTTTCATCTAGTGGTAGTGCTAGAAGAGAGGTTGGGTTACCATTACTAGTGGTTTTAGACGACGGGTTTTAACCCCATTCCCAATGACGTTGCTTTCACTACATCTCTTGAGAGAGCTTTAGTGAATGGATCCGCCAAATTATTGAATGATCTAACATACACCACTGTGACTATGCCATCATTCAATAATTGTCTGACATATTCATGTCTTAGACTTATATGTCTAGATTTGCCGTTATATATTCTATTTAACGCTCTAGACATAGTAGCTTCGCTATCACAATGCAAAGAAATGGCTGGCATCGGTTTTGGCCACAACTCGATGTCTAACAATAAGTTTCTTAGCCATTCGGCCTCTTTGCATGCAGCTGCCAAGGCTACAAATTCAGCCTCCATGGTGGAATGAATTATGACGATTTGTTTCTTTGATGCCCAAGAAACAGCTCCTCTACCCAACATAAAAATCCATCCAGAAGTGGACACTTTATCACATACACTGGTTACCCAACTTGCATCGGAATAACCTTCAAGTACAACTGGAAATTTGTTATAGGAAAGCTCTAAATCTTTTGTCCTTTTAAGATATCCAAGCACTCTACctatagctttccaatgctctaTACCAGGATTCTTAGTGTATCTAGCGAGTCTACAAACTACATATGAAATATCTGGCCTAGTACAATGCATAGCATACATTAGGCTACCAATTGCACTAGCGTACTCTAATTGAGCAATCGGCTTTCCAGAATTTTCAAACAACTTAAAGTTAGGATCATAAGGGATGCTTACTTCTTTTACCTTCAAATGTTGATACTTGTTCAAAACTTTCTCAACATAATGAGTTTGACTTAAAGAATAGCCCCCACTATGTTTCTTAACTTTAATTCCTAAGATAGTATCTACTTCTCCAAGATCTTTCATATTGAATATTGAAGACAAATACTTCTTAGTTTCTTCAACGCCTTTGTAATTAGTACCAACAATTAGCATGTCATCCACATATAGACAGATTATCACACCATACTCTCTAGTAAACTTGGAATAAATGCACTTATCagcattattatatttaaaaccaTTAGAGAGTATAGCAGATTCAAACTTTTGATGCCACTGTTTAGGTGCTTGTTTTAAACCATACAAAGACCTTATTAGTTTGCaaactttcttttcatttcctgCTAGAACAAAACCTTCTGGTTGATCCATATACACCTCTTCATTTAAGTCACCATTCAAAAATGCCGTTTTAACATCCATCTGATGTacacacaaatcaaacattgaaGCCAATGCCAATAGTACTCTTATGATGTAATTCTAGCCACTGGTGcataagtatcaaaataatcGATTCCCTCCTTTTGTCTAAATCCTTTTGCTACTAATCTTGCCTTAAAAGTTTGTACAGATCCATCAGTAGCGTATTTCTTTCGAAATACCCATTTACAGCCAATTGGCTTAGAACCCGGAGGCAAATCAACTAGGATCCAAGTATGATTACCCAATAATGAATCCATTTCATCATTAATTGCCTCTCTCCAAAATGATACATCTCTTGATTTCATAGCTTCACTAAAAGTTTTAGGGTCATCTTCTACATTTAACAAGACAGGAATCTTGTCAAGTAGAAATTGTCTATCGCTTTCAACTAAGAAAACAATAGCTTGTGAATCTATAAAATCAGAGGATAAATGTTTTTCCTTCCGTTGCCTTTGACTCCTCCTTAATTCACTTGGAATGTCCCCTGCAtcccttttattattattggagggtctagcattggaaaCAGGCGGTGGCTCTTGGCTTGGATCTGTACTCATTGTCGAATTATAAAGAAATTTATCTTCTAAAAATTCGACATCTCTAGATTCCACAATGACGTTAGAATCTAAATCTAGCAACCGATATGCTTTTGAATTTTCAGCATAGCCTACAAACACACTTTTAAGTGCTCGAGGtcccaattttgtccttttatgATCAGGGACTCTATAAAAGGCTATACAACCCCAAACTCGAAAATACTTCAAGTTTGGTTTTCTACCTTTCCACAATTCATATGGTGATACTTTGGATTTAAGCGAAGTTACTCGATTATGTATGTGACAAGCAGCCAGTAAGGCCTCT
The DNA window shown above is from Coffea arabica cultivar ET-39 chromosome 5e, Coffea Arabica ET-39 HiFi, whole genome shotgun sequence and carries:
- the LOC140006840 gene encoding uncharacterized protein, with translation MESSSEYAFKVMNQDFVKLDRFDGTNFSRWKDKMMFFLTALKIAYVLDPSLPEIPAPKDDDSDEVKVQRKKCADDELLCRGHIMNTLSDRLYDLYTAVKSPKEIWNALEYKYNTMKQGADKFLIMQYFDFRITENSSLMDQIHDLQVIVPKLHDLKVEISESLQVGAIIAKLPSSWNDYKKKLLHTTESFTIDQILKHLRIEEDTRNLQKKQIESDVKVNALSEKNSHNFSGSKRKSPEASTPKDKKKNRVCYKCGKKGHYKRECKADSNKKQKKDNAKNANLVEQDVAEIVAMVSNWNIGMISELHVAAATKSCDWWYDSGATVHVCNDKSQFKTYEEVPDGYEVLMGNHNTTKVLGKGSVDLQFTSGKKLILANVLHVPEIRKNLVSADALNKKGLKAVLESNQVIFPLNGVFVGKGYSCDGMFKLCINKNNVSVYIVDASYSLWHGYAENSKAYRLLDLDSNVIVESRDVEFLEDKFLYNSTMSTDPSQEPPPVSNARPSNNNKRDAGDIPSELRRSQRQRKEKHLSSDFIDSQAIVFLVESDRQFLLDKIPVLLNVEDDPKTFSEAMKSRDVSFWREAINDEMDSLLGNHTWILVDLPPGSKPIGCKWVFRKKYATDGSVQTFKMDVKTAFLNGDLNEEVYMDQPEGFVLAGNEKKVCKLIRSLYGLKQAPKQWHQKFESAILSNGFKYNNADKCIYSKFTREYGVIICLYVDDMLIVGTNYKGVEETKKYLSSIFNMKDLGEVDTILGIKVKKHSGGYSLSQTHYVEKVLNKYQHLKVKEVSIPYDPNFKLFENSGKPIAQLEYASAIGSLMYAMHCTRPDISYVVCRLARYTKNPGIEHWKAIGRVLGYLKRTKDLELSYNKFPVVLEGYSDASWVTSVCDKVSTSGWIFMLGRGAVSWASKKQIVIIHSTMEAEFVALAAACKEAEWLRNLLLDIELWPKPMPAISLHCDSEATMSRALNRIYNGKSRHISLRHEYVRQLLNDGIVTVVYVRSFNNLADPFTKALSRDVVKATSLGMGLKPVV